Proteins encoded in a region of the Variovorax sp. PAMC 28711 genome:
- the mutY gene encoding A/G-specific adenine glycosylase: protein MAPVFSQRVATWQATHGRSQLPWQNTRDPYRVWLSEVMLQQTQVSTVLGYFDRFLTRFPDVAALAKANEDEVFALWSGLGYYSRARNMHRCAQEVMSRFDGAFPRTAVELESLPGIGRSTASAVSAFCFGERVAILDGNVKRVLTRVLGFADDLSTSATERRLWDLATALLPPADEPEVIARYTQGQMDLGATVCTPRKPDCLICPVDDLCVARREGEPERYPVKTRKLKRTSESLWMLQAIDASGRVWLEKRPERGIWAGLYCLPVFDSRAALVAALPPGSEGLHDAAPFLHVLTHKDLHLHPVIVQSDGAFALSDQGRWAGVLDWPSLGLPAPVRKLLLSLEAGQAASSSR from the coding sequence CTGGCGCCGGTTTTCTCGCAGCGCGTCGCAACCTGGCAGGCCACGCACGGGCGCAGCCAGCTGCCCTGGCAGAACACGCGCGATCCCTACCGGGTCTGGCTGTCGGAGGTCATGCTGCAGCAGACCCAGGTGTCGACCGTGCTCGGTTACTTCGACCGTTTCCTGACCCGTTTCCCGGACGTCGCCGCATTGGCGAAAGCGAACGAGGACGAAGTCTTCGCGCTCTGGAGCGGCCTTGGCTACTACAGCCGTGCCCGAAACATGCATCGATGCGCGCAGGAGGTGATGTCGCGATTCGACGGCGCCTTTCCGCGCACCGCCGTGGAGCTGGAGAGCTTGCCGGGAATCGGTCGATCGACAGCATCGGCGGTCTCCGCTTTTTGCTTTGGCGAGCGCGTCGCCATCCTCGATGGCAACGTCAAGCGTGTCCTGACGCGCGTGCTCGGATTTGCCGACGACCTGTCGACAAGCGCCACCGAACGCCGGTTGTGGGATCTGGCGACCGCGTTGCTGCCACCCGCCGACGAGCCGGAAGTGATCGCGCGCTACACCCAAGGGCAAATGGATCTGGGCGCCACGGTCTGTACGCCGCGCAAGCCCGATTGCCTGATCTGCCCGGTCGACGACCTGTGCGTCGCGCGCCGCGAAGGCGAGCCCGAGCGCTATCCGGTCAAGACGCGCAAGCTGAAGCGGACTTCGGAATCGCTGTGGATGCTGCAGGCGATCGACGCCAGCGGCCGCGTCTGGCTCGAGAAACGTCCGGAGCGCGGTATCTGGGCGGGCCTTTACTGCCTGCCGGTTTTCGACAGCCGCGCGGCGCTCGTGGCCGCATTGCCGCCGGGCAGCGAAGGATTGCACGACGCTGCGCCCTTCTTGCATGTGCTCACCCACAAGGATCTGCATCTGCATCCGGTGATTGTCCAAAGCGATGGCGCATTTGCACTGTCGGATCAGGGTCGCTGGGCCGGCGTGCTGGATTGGCCGAGCCTTGGCCTGCCTGCGCCGGTGCGCAAGCTGTTGTTGTCGTTGGAGGCCGGTCAGGCCGCGTCCAGCTCGCGGTGA